A portion of the Vicia villosa cultivar HV-30 ecotype Madison, WI unplaced genomic scaffold, Vvil1.0 ctg.001256F_1_1, whole genome shotgun sequence genome contains these proteins:
- the LOC131634213 gene encoding uncharacterized protein LOC131634213 — protein sequence MGGDGRKSCVNITLRDVEGNVIEVVLWDDYCKQFSTYNTSGTQKKSPTIIVLTHAWCKPNKVSGLPSLSNAWNGSRLLINLEHPQVEEFKASYVANDSSNAPALSLSLTCDSSLQSANKNWKSLDEVQSIRAIVELKKDCYATTIGTTKYFKASKFGWFFEACPGCKASNKSLGETFQCSCGISNVEPVTKFKIEVEVVYENYGGTFVFWDKDVIPYTKLNAKELKQLMKEAGEDNPKIWPAHLDVLLNKDLVFRVKYQSDFGQFSIVTILNDDNLYEKFDNYLTPNENLIQPTNNQSEEFLQQESMEAVKEIPANGLTEEPIQPNVSHLLQHLSL from the exons ATGGGAGGAGATGGTAGGAAGTCTTGCGTGAATATCACTTTACGTGATGTTGAAGGAAACGTGATTGAGGTTGTGTTATGGGATGATTACTGCAAGCAATTCTCGACCTACAATACCTCTGGCACACAGAAAAAAAGTCCTACAATCATTGTCTTGACACATGCATGGTGCAAGCCAAACAAAG TTTCTGGTTTACCATCTCTCTCTAATGCTTGGAATGGTTCTCGACTCCTCATCAACTTGGAACATCCACAAGTGGAAGAATTCAAAGCTAG CTATGTTGCAAATGATTCATCCAATGCCCCTGCGCTTTCCTTGTCTTTAACCTGTGATTCATCTCTTCAATCGGCTAACAAGAATTGGAAGAGTCTCGACGAGGTCCAAAGTATCCGTGCAATTGTTGAGTTAAAAAAG GATTGTTATGCAACCACTATTGGAACTACAAAGTATTTCAAAGCTTCCAAGTTTGGCTGGTTTTTTGAAGCATGCCCAGGCTGTAAAGCTTCTAACAAGTCACTCGGCGAAACGTTTCAATGTTCGTGCGGAATTTCCAATGTTGAACCAGTGACTAA ATTCAAAATTGAGGTCGAGGTTGTGTATGAAAACTACGGTGGTACTTTTGTTTTTTGGGACAAGGATGTTATTCCTTACACAAAATTGAATGCGAAGGAACTGAAACAACTTATGAAGGAG GCTGGAGAGGATAACCCGAAGATTTGGCCTGCACATCTCGATGTACTTTTGAATAAAGACTTGGTCTTCCGCGTCAAATATCAATCTGATTTCGGTCAATTCTCTATTGTCACTATACTTAACGATGACAACTTATACGAGAAGTTTGACAACTACCTCACACCTAATGAG AATTTGATACAACCAACAAATAACCAATCTGAGGAATTCTTGCAGCAAGAATCAATGGAAGCTGTTAAAGAAATTCCGGCAAATGGTCTTACTGAGGAACCTATCCAACCTAATGTAAGCCATTTACTACAACATCTCAGCCTTTAA
- the LOC131634214 gene encoding uncharacterized protein LOC131634214, translating to MSRAPIFIKDLVKGNQVWKMQIRVVDLWVVKEKTGQKHVELVIQDVKGDQIHVTTRSRDFKDWIDQVKEHETYTLHNGEPVVNDGALKVCSNPLKIVFNGGTAMTNVAFPDIPHHKYNFHPIENFLKGSFKPDMLYGEYAS from the exons ATGTCAAGGGCTCCGATATTCATCAAGGATTTGGTCAAAGGAAACCAAGTTTGGAAGATGCAGATAAGGGTTGTTGATTTGTGGGTCGTTAAGGAGAAAACCGGACAGAAACACGTCGAGTTGGTTATTCAGGATGTGAAG GGCGATCAAATTCACGTCACCACCCGGAGCCGAGATTTCAAAGATTGGATTGAtcaagtgaaagaacatgaaacATATACACTTCATAATGGAGAGCCTGTTGTTAATGATGGAGCCTTGAAAGTTTGTTCTAACCCACTCAAGATTGTCTTCAATGGAGGGACTGCCATGACAAATGTTGCGTTTCCCGACATACCCCATCACAAATACAACTTTCACCCTATAGAGAACTTTCTCAAAGGAAGCTTCAAGCCTGATATGCTTTATGGTGAGTATGCAAGTTAG